From Actinopolymorpha cephalotaxi, one genomic window encodes:
- the aceB gene encoding malate synthase A produces MPQGVDVRQGGTGEQGETGLQGTQGGAGKVEVVGEVDGRGREILTEEALAFVAELQTRFGARREELLALRSERRAQVARTGRLDFLRETRRIRDEPSWRVNLAPRDLVDRRVEITGPTDPKMAVNALNSGAQAWLADLEDANTPHWHNIVTGQVVLADAVRRRLTYTSPDGREYRLGDGRLATIVVRPRGWHLTERHVTVDGEPVAAALVDFGLYFFHNAHELLGRGSGPYFYLPKLESHLEARLWAEIFAYAEQRLGVRRGKIRATVLIETIPAAFEMEEILYELRNYAAGLNAGRWDYLFSIIKYFRDAGPDFVLPDRNAVTMTAPFMRAYTELLVRTCHKRGAFAIGGMAAFVPSRRDAAANETAFERVRADKEREARDGFDGSWVAHPDLVPLCNEMFDVRLGAHRNQLSQLREDVHVTADDLLDLASTPGAVTVRGLRNNVAVALRYLTAWLGGTGAVAIFHLMEDAATAEIARSQLWQWIHNRTELDTGDKVTPELVGEVVAEEYDRLRAEVGAGAGDHLDNARKLLERVVLGEDFADFLTVPAYDLI; encoded by the coding sequence GTGCCGCAAGGGGTGGACGTCAGACAGGGCGGAACCGGTGAGCAGGGCGAGACCGGTCTCCAGGGTACGCAGGGCGGAGCAGGCAAGGTCGAGGTCGTCGGTGAGGTCGACGGTCGTGGCCGGGAGATCCTGACCGAGGAGGCGCTGGCGTTCGTCGCCGAACTCCAGACCCGCTTCGGTGCACGCCGGGAGGAGTTGCTGGCGCTACGGTCCGAACGCCGTGCGCAGGTGGCCCGGACCGGCCGGCTGGACTTCCTGCGCGAGACCCGGCGCATCCGGGACGAGCCCTCGTGGCGGGTCAACCTCGCACCACGCGACTTGGTCGACCGGCGGGTGGAGATCACCGGGCCGACCGATCCGAAGATGGCGGTCAACGCGCTCAACTCCGGTGCCCAGGCCTGGCTCGCCGACCTCGAGGACGCCAACACCCCGCACTGGCACAACATCGTGACCGGGCAGGTCGTACTGGCCGATGCCGTACGGCGGCGCCTCACGTACACCTCGCCGGACGGCCGGGAGTACCGCCTCGGCGACGGCCGGCTGGCGACCATCGTCGTACGTCCTCGCGGCTGGCACCTGACCGAGCGGCACGTGACCGTCGACGGCGAGCCCGTGGCGGCCGCACTGGTCGACTTCGGGCTGTACTTCTTCCACAACGCGCACGAGCTCCTCGGCCGCGGCAGCGGTCCGTACTTCTACCTTCCCAAGCTGGAAAGCCACCTCGAGGCGCGGCTGTGGGCGGAGATCTTCGCCTACGCCGAGCAACGACTGGGCGTCCGGCGCGGCAAGATCCGGGCCACCGTGCTGATCGAGACCATCCCGGCCGCGTTCGAGATGGAGGAGATCCTCTACGAGCTGCGCAACTACGCCGCGGGGCTGAACGCCGGCCGCTGGGACTATCTGTTCAGCATCATCAAGTACTTCCGCGACGCCGGACCCGACTTCGTTCTGCCGGACCGCAACGCGGTGACGATGACCGCGCCGTTCATGCGCGCCTACACCGAGCTGCTGGTGCGGACCTGCCACAAGCGCGGGGCGTTCGCGATCGGCGGCATGGCGGCGTTCGTGCCCAGCCGGCGTGACGCCGCGGCGAACGAGACGGCGTTCGAACGCGTGCGCGCCGACAAGGAACGCGAGGCCAGGGACGGGTTCGACGGGTCCTGGGTGGCCCACCCCGACCTGGTGCCGTTGTGCAACGAGATGTTCGACGTACGCCTGGGCGCGCACCGCAACCAGCTGTCCCAGCTGCGGGAGGACGTCCACGTCACCGCCGACGACCTGCTCGACCTCGCGTCCACGCCGGGTGCGGTCACCGTCCGGGGCCTGCGCAACAACGTCGCGGTGGCGCTGCGCTACCTGACCGCCTGGCTCGGCGGCACCGGCGCGGTGGCGATCTTCCACCTGATGGAGGACGCGGCGACCGCGGAGATCGCGCGTTCCCAACTGTGGCAGTGGATCCACAACCGCACCGAGCTCGACACCGGCGACAAGGTCACGCCGGAGCTGGTGGGCGAGGTGGTGGCCGAGGAGTACGACCGACTTCGTGCCGAGGTCGGCGCGGGCGCCGGTGACCACCTGGACAACGCCCGGAAGCTGCTCGAACGCGTCGTGCTCGGCGAGGACTTCGCGGACTTCCTCACCGTGCCCGCGTACGACCTGATCTGA
- a CDS encoding phosphotransferase, with product MTARGVEPSGSVPAGLDPALPLLAETMAAAGGTPGWTPHDASWTPGHRCVLTYRVPADDPGAPAGASTFAVWEVTPFGADRRDFRADPDLPGLARAADPGVVCDLLSTRLGTGRAGPARVRSCVVEPVRYRPGRQAVLRYRLTTESGELRILYARVGATAAGTAAEEVPAALAGLPDRPLLPALVARWPEYAALVHEAADGRPLPVVLRDAGVPARVRVRLAYRLGTLLARVHLQTAPAPTRSGTDVLRDVTASLPAGEYADPEVARRLATVLDRLGAWVPASGHLVLGAGDLPPGLVLADRNRLTLLDLPGPARIPAEADLGSVLARLLWQWLGHPDQRPVLEAAGRAVVAGYERRAGRVDPEALLWWRSLRLAAFALGRYTRLDTASWGRVAGLTDCLDRLVSALPTRVAAPLAAHLLDRRAVDQVLRPHLAKVAAEPAAVEVTAARLVQHVPGRRTVVRYTVRGLLPGGGPAEVVGTLFAQPFRAVLAEANLRALADGPFKTGPLRVPEPLPSPAERGLVLYRYCAGTPLDQLDGDAAVAGVRAAARWLARLHGSDVVLPRRLDLAAETARCRRWAGTLADLEPDLHALAWRLADGWALAAETARAGAAGTVGTGGMAGADVPIHRDFHPAHVLVGESVTVLAPDDARMGDPAFDVAQFCAYLEAGADPARAAALRRAFLHEYAAAAGRPYAGRTALFGAYAWLRIARNLALGNGPLPLTDGRARGRAVARALQRGLACLDA from the coding sequence GTGACCGCCCGGGGTGTGGAGCCGTCCGGGTCGGTGCCTGCCGGGCTCGACCCGGCGCTGCCGCTGCTGGCCGAGACGATGGCCGCGGCGGGCGGTACGCCGGGCTGGACCCCGCACGACGCGTCCTGGACGCCGGGACATCGCTGCGTCCTCACCTACCGCGTGCCCGCCGACGACCCGGGAGCCCCGGCCGGCGCGAGCACGTTCGCGGTGTGGGAGGTGACGCCGTTCGGAGCGGACCGGCGCGACTTCCGCGCCGACCCGGACCTGCCCGGACTCGCCCGGGCCGCCGACCCCGGCGTGGTGTGCGACCTGTTGTCGACCCGGCTGGGAACCGGCCGGGCCGGGCCTGCGCGGGTGCGCTCCTGCGTGGTGGAGCCGGTTCGCTACCGGCCCGGCCGGCAGGCCGTGCTGCGCTACCGGTTGACCACCGAGTCCGGAGAGCTGCGGATCCTGTACGCCAGGGTGGGCGCGACCGCCGCCGGCACGGCGGCGGAGGAGGTGCCGGCGGCGCTGGCCGGTCTGCCGGACCGTCCGCTGCTGCCCGCGCTGGTGGCCCGCTGGCCGGAGTACGCCGCACTCGTGCACGAGGCCGCCGACGGGCGCCCGCTGCCCGTCGTACTCCGCGACGCCGGGGTTCCGGCCCGGGTGCGGGTGCGGCTGGCGTACCGGCTCGGAACCCTGCTGGCCCGGGTGCACCTGCAGACCGCGCCCGCTCCCACCCGGTCCGGCACCGACGTCCTGCGGGACGTCACGGCGTCGCTGCCCGCCGGGGAGTACGCCGACCCGGAGGTGGCCCGGCGGCTCGCGACCGTTCTCGACCGGCTCGGCGCCTGGGTACCCGCGAGCGGTCACCTGGTCCTCGGCGCCGGCGACCTCCCGCCCGGCCTCGTCCTCGCCGACCGCAACCGGCTGACGCTGCTGGACCTGCCCGGCCCGGCTCGGATCCCCGCCGAGGCCGACCTGGGCAGCGTGCTGGCCCGGCTGCTGTGGCAGTGGCTCGGCCATCCGGACCAGCGGCCGGTGCTGGAGGCGGCCGGCCGCGCGGTCGTGGCGGGGTACGAACGGCGGGCCGGCCGGGTCGATCCGGAGGCGCTGCTGTGGTGGCGGAGCCTGCGGCTGGCGGCGTTCGCGCTCGGCCGCTACACCCGGCTGGACACCGCGAGCTGGGGCCGGGTGGCCGGGCTAACCGACTGCCTGGACCGGCTGGTGTCGGCGCTGCCGACCCGGGTCGCCGCGCCGCTGGCCGCTCACCTGCTGGACCGGCGGGCGGTCGACCAGGTGCTGCGGCCGCACCTCGCGAAGGTCGCCGCCGAGCCGGCAGCGGTGGAGGTGACGGCCGCCAGGCTGGTTCAGCACGTTCCCGGTCGCCGCACCGTCGTCCGCTACACCGTGCGCGGACTGCTGCCCGGGGGCGGCCCGGCCGAGGTGGTGGGGACGCTGTTCGCCCAGCCGTTCCGCGCGGTGCTCGCCGAGGCCAACCTGCGGGCGCTCGCCGACGGGCCGTTCAAGACCGGGCCGCTGCGGGTGCCCGAGCCGCTCCCGTCGCCGGCCGAGCGCGGCCTGGTCCTCTACCGGTACTGCGCCGGGACGCCGCTGGACCAGTTGGACGGGGACGCCGCGGTCGCGGGGGTACGCGCCGCCGCCCGCTGGCTGGCTCGCCTGCACGGCAGCGACGTCGTACTGCCGCGCCGGCTCGACCTCGCCGCCGAGACCGCCCGCTGCCGTCGGTGGGCAGGCACGCTCGCCGACCTGGAGCCGGACCTGCACGCCCTCGCCTGGCGGCTCGCCGACGGCTGGGCGCTCGCCGCGGAGACCGCGCGGGCCGGCGCGGCCGGCACGGTCGGCACGGGAGGCATGGCCGGTGCTGACGTACCGATCCACCGCGATTTCCACCCCGCGCACGTGCTGGTGGGGGAGTCGGTGACCGTGCTGGCCCCGGACGACGCCCGGATGGGCGACCCGGCGTTCGACGTGGCGCAGTTCTGCGCCTACCTCGAGGCCGGCGCCGACCCGGCGCGGGCGGCCGCGCTGCGCCGGGCGTTCCTGCACGAGTACGCCGCCGCGGCCGGCCGTCCCTACGCCGGCCGCACCGCGTTGTTCGGCGCGTACGCGTGGCTGCGGATCGCCCGGAACCTCGCCCTGGGAAACGGGCCGCTGCCGCTCACCGACGGGCGGGCACGCGGTCGCGCGGTGGCCCGGGCCCTGCAGCGCGGCCTCGCCTGTCTCGACGCCTGA
- a CDS encoding aldo/keto reductase: MRTRPLGRSGIEVSEIGLGAWQLGARREWAGPDEEESYRIIDEAVRLGCTFIDTASPYADGRSEEYIGRALEGRRDQVVLCTKFGFWAPGYQEDHSPDRIEEALELSLARLRTDYLDVALIHSPPYELMDGRTVAHYRILQRLVDAGTIRAYGVADRASTAEELRRIVHTTGSSVLETNINVLEQHQLDVIAEAAEAGVGVVVRTPLASGWLSGKYDRNSDFPNDDRRVWWTRAQVREKAAAAERFRALLPEGTAMTHAALRFLLAQPEVSTVIPGAKSVAQLRHNVAAAQQTLPSETVAAIREFGHRPTGGRRP, translated from the coding sequence ATGCGCACTCGACCACTCGGGCGATCCGGCATCGAGGTGAGCGAGATCGGGCTCGGCGCCTGGCAGCTCGGCGCCCGGCGTGAATGGGCCGGGCCGGACGAGGAGGAGTCGTACCGAATCATCGACGAGGCCGTACGACTGGGCTGCACGTTCATCGACACCGCCTCGCCATACGCCGACGGCCGCAGTGAGGAGTACATCGGCCGGGCCCTCGAAGGCCGCCGCGACCAGGTGGTGCTGTGCACGAAGTTCGGGTTCTGGGCGCCCGGCTACCAGGAGGACCACTCACCGGACCGGATCGAGGAGGCGCTGGAACTCAGTCTGGCCAGGCTCCGCACGGACTATCTCGACGTGGCGCTGATCCACAGTCCGCCGTACGAACTGATGGACGGACGTACGGTCGCGCACTACCGCATCCTGCAACGCCTGGTCGACGCCGGCACCATCCGTGCCTACGGAGTCGCCGACCGGGCGAGCACCGCGGAAGAGCTGCGGCGGATCGTGCACACCACCGGCAGCAGCGTCCTGGAGACGAACATCAACGTCCTGGAACAACACCAGCTCGACGTCATCGCCGAGGCTGCCGAGGCCGGCGTCGGGGTGGTGGTGCGTACGCCGCTGGCCTCCGGCTGGCTGTCCGGCAAGTACGACCGGAACAGCGACTTCCCGAACGACGACCGCCGGGTCTGGTGGACGCGTGCACAGGTACGCGAGAAGGCCGCCGCCGCGGAGAGGTTCCGCGCCCTCTTACCCGAGGGCACCGCGATGACGCACGCCGCGCTGCGTTTCCTGCTTGCCCAGCCCGAGGTCTCCACGGTGATCCCGGGCGCCAAGTCGGTCGCACAGCTTCGGCACAACGTGGCCGCGGCACAGCAGACCCTGCCGTCGGAGACGGTCGCGGCGATCCGGGAGTTCGGCCACCGTCCGACGGGTGGCCGACGACCTTAG
- a CDS encoding NAD-dependent epimerase/dehydratase family protein, with amino-acid sequence MRVVVIGSSGHIGSYLVPALVDAGHDVVAVSRGQSTPYRRASVWQRVEQVVADRHAEDADGTFGKRIADLNADVVIDLICFEPSAARQLAEALRDRVQHLLHCGTVWVHGPSVEVPTTESVPRRPFGDYGVKKAEIEAYLLGEARLGRTPATVLHPGHIVGPGWRPINPAGHLDLEVFADLAAGREVLLPNFGLETLHHVHADDVARSFVAALEHRNAPLGEAFHVVSPAALTLRGYAEAVAGWYGQDVNLRFAPYDEWKTTVSADAAQATWDHIAHSPNCSVAKGAALLDWKPRYTSLEAVYEALSWLGDRGEVPAL; translated from the coding sequence ATGCGCGTCGTCGTCATCGGCTCCAGCGGCCACATCGGCTCCTACCTCGTACCCGCCCTGGTCGACGCCGGGCACGACGTGGTGGCCGTCAGCCGCGGGCAGAGCACGCCCTACCGCCGGGCGTCGGTGTGGCAGCGGGTGGAGCAGGTGGTCGCCGACCGGCACGCGGAGGACGCCGACGGCACGTTCGGCAAGCGGATCGCCGACCTGAACGCCGACGTGGTGATCGACCTGATCTGTTTCGAGCCGTCGGCGGCCCGGCAGCTGGCCGAGGCGTTGCGCGACCGGGTTCAGCACCTGCTGCACTGCGGCACGGTCTGGGTGCACGGCCCGAGTGTCGAGGTGCCCACGACCGAGAGCGTCCCGCGCCGGCCGTTCGGGGACTACGGCGTGAAGAAGGCCGAGATCGAGGCCTACCTGCTGGGCGAGGCGCGTCTCGGCCGGACCCCGGCGACGGTGCTGCACCCCGGGCACATCGTCGGCCCCGGCTGGCGGCCGATCAACCCGGCCGGCCACCTCGACCTGGAGGTGTTCGCCGACCTCGCCGCCGGCCGGGAGGTACTGCTGCCGAACTTCGGCCTGGAAACCCTGCACCACGTGCACGCCGACGATGTGGCGCGGTCCTTCGTCGCGGCACTGGAACACCGCAACGCTCCCCTGGGCGAGGCTTTCCACGTCGTCTCCCCGGCCGCGCTGACGCTGCGCGGGTACGCCGAGGCGGTCGCCGGGTGGTACGGCCAGGATGTCAACCTGCGCTTTGCACCGTACGACGAGTGGAAGACCACCGTGTCGGCCGACGCCGCGCAGGCGACCTGGGACCACATCGCGCACAGCCCGAACTGTTCGGTCGCCAAGGGCGCGGCGCTGCTGGACTGGAAGCCGCGGTACACCTCACTGGAAGCGGTGTACGAGGCGCTGTCCTGGCTCGGCGACCGCGGCGAGGTCCCAGCCCTCTAA
- a CDS encoding aminoglycoside phosphotransferase family protein translates to MTSVSPPASGQVARLVAGHRGLDGIRRAVTDPFAYGAAPLLAHCLPSGSRLVAPRLLRTRYAPGRELAAYYAFAPGRNQSSPRHLALTWSAQPADLAATAVLEREAEVRGLVEPFDHLVAASADGCLTLVIAPIDPAFPRLVRHYESGYVTATAASLAGVRPGADREVRALRYRPGSRHVLRVRTSAEDSAIVKLYRDDTGARTVAVAAAMDALLPAAVPGIRPARSLGYVPADRAAWWAEEPGEPLWRRLPDVEAGPLLRSVGRALRVLHDTDPSAFTSSLPSMYAPHPESSASSAHLPAHGADAELAATTRAAEHIQGLLPRVGGRLRDVVARIGDGLAGRPVESPTLTHGDLTCDNLLATPDQVRLIDLDRTGFAEPALDLGKFVADLWWWCAELGLPAGPAVTAFVDGYGDCDRNRLARAHGLAVLFHLSLAARRVPVHHPEWAQQVARAVRQAEDAVAGGGKASGGATESGTGTGTGPGTGRVPRQRGPGPGESGGPR, encoded by the coding sequence GTGACCAGCGTGTCCCCGCCCGCCTCCGGCCAGGTCGCCCGGCTGGTCGCCGGTCACCGCGGGCTGGACGGAATCCGGCGGGCGGTCACCGACCCGTTCGCGTACGGGGCGGCACCGCTGCTGGCCCACTGCCTGCCGAGCGGGTCCCGGCTGGTGGCTCCGCGGCTGCTGCGGACCAGGTACGCGCCGGGCCGTGAGCTCGCCGCGTACTACGCGTTCGCGCCGGGCCGCAACCAGTCCAGCCCGCGCCACCTCGCGCTCACCTGGTCGGCCCAGCCGGCCGACCTCGCGGCGACCGCCGTCCTCGAACGAGAGGCCGAGGTCCGCGGCCTGGTGGAACCGTTCGACCACCTGGTCGCGGCGTCGGCGGACGGCTGCCTGACCCTGGTCATCGCGCCGATCGACCCGGCGTTTCCCCGGTTGGTACGCCACTACGAGTCCGGCTACGTGACGGCGACCGCGGCGAGCCTCGCGGGCGTACGGCCGGGTGCGGACCGGGAGGTGCGCGCACTGCGGTACCGCCCCGGCAGCCGGCACGTCCTGCGGGTGCGCACCAGCGCCGAGGACAGCGCCATCGTCAAGCTCTACCGCGACGACACCGGCGCCCGGACCGTCGCGGTGGCCGCGGCGATGGACGCGCTGCTCCCGGCGGCCGTGCCCGGGATCCGGCCGGCCCGGTCGCTCGGCTACGTCCCGGCCGACCGGGCGGCGTGGTGGGCGGAGGAGCCGGGGGAACCCCTGTGGCGGCGGCTGCCCGACGTGGAGGCGGGCCCGCTGCTGCGGTCCGTCGGCCGGGCGCTGCGGGTGCTGCACGACACCGACCCGTCGGCGTTCACCTCCTCGCTGCCGTCCATGTACGCGCCTCACCCGGAATCGTCGGCGTCGTCCGCGCACCTCCCGGCACACGGTGCGGACGCCGAACTCGCCGCGACCACCCGGGCGGCCGAGCACATCCAGGGCCTGCTGCCCCGGGTGGGTGGCCGGCTGCGCGACGTCGTGGCCCGGATCGGGGACGGACTGGCCGGGCGGCCGGTGGAGTCGCCGACCCTGACCCACGGCGACCTGACCTGCGACAACCTGCTGGCCACCCCGGACCAGGTGCGGCTGATCGACCTCGACCGGACCGGGTTCGCCGAACCCGCGCTGGACCTCGGGAAGTTCGTCGCGGACCTGTGGTGGTGGTGTGCCGAACTCGGCCTGCCCGCCGGTCCGGCGGTGACGGCGTTCGTCGACGGGTACGGCGACTGCGACCGCAACCGGCTCGCCCGCGCGCACGGGCTGGCCGTGCTGTTCCACCTCTCCCTGGCCGCGCGCCGGGTGCCGGTGCACCATCCCGAGTGGGCGCAGCAGGTGGCGCGGGCGGTACGCCAGGCCGAGGACGCGGTGGCCGGTGGCGGGAAGGCGTCCGGCGGCGCGACCGAGAGCGGGACCGGGACCGGGACCGGGCCCGGGACTGGGCGGGTGCCGCGTCAGCGCGGTCCCGGTCCCGGCGAGTCAGGGGGCCCGCGGTGA
- a CDS encoding MASE1 domain-containing protein, with protein sequence MSGLTARRLCVAALTFLAVAFAYYAGAWLGLRDELLRRQLTPLWPATGLALVAILLFGRRIWPGIAVGSLLVHLSIGLSLPASAAIAVGNTLAPLCAAYLLRRAGFRLECDRLRDALALVFLGAFAAMTVTATITTGVLVGAHVLPPHDWWITWLISWSSNAMGVLVVAPVLLAARKFRLTSRVGARRALEAGLLIGGTFVIAAVGTVSPFDVLFLVFPFLFWAAWRFQLAGAAPCVLVSAVVVILAAEDGTGPFAGDTLLATMVTLQAFVGSAALTALLLAAMVAERNHTYAEIEQACYRLADVMSLRDRATRHAESWHQSAPRPPRSSPR encoded by the coding sequence GTGTCGGGGCTCACCGCTCGACGGCTCTGCGTCGCCGCGCTCACCTTCCTCGCCGTCGCGTTCGCCTACTACGCCGGTGCCTGGCTGGGCCTGCGCGACGAACTGCTCCGCCGCCAGTTGACCCCGCTGTGGCCGGCGACCGGTCTCGCACTGGTCGCGATCCTGCTGTTCGGCAGGCGGATCTGGCCGGGCATCGCCGTCGGCTCGCTGCTCGTCCACCTGTCGATCGGCCTGAGTCTGCCGGCCTCCGCGGCGATCGCGGTCGGCAACACGCTCGCGCCCCTGTGCGCCGCGTACCTGCTGCGCCGGGCCGGGTTTCGGCTCGAGTGTGACCGGCTCCGTGACGCGCTGGCCCTGGTGTTCCTGGGCGCGTTCGCGGCCATGACCGTGACCGCCACGATCACCACCGGCGTACTCGTCGGCGCGCACGTCCTCCCGCCGCACGACTGGTGGATCACCTGGCTCATCTCGTGGAGCAGCAACGCCATGGGGGTGCTCGTCGTCGCACCGGTGCTGCTCGCGGCGCGCAAGTTCCGGTTGACATCGAGGGTCGGCGCCCGCCGCGCCCTGGAGGCCGGCCTGCTGATCGGCGGCACGTTCGTGATCGCCGCGGTCGGCACCGTCAGCCCGTTCGACGTCCTGTTTCTCGTGTTCCCGTTCCTGTTCTGGGCCGCCTGGCGGTTCCAGCTGGCGGGCGCCGCGCCCTGTGTCCTGGTCTCGGCCGTGGTGGTGATCTTGGCCGCGGAGGACGGCACGGGCCCGTTCGCCGGCGACACGTTGCTCGCGACGATGGTCACCCTGCAGGCGTTCGTCGGCTCGGCCGCGCTGACGGCGCTGCTGCTCGCGGCGATGGTCGCCGAACGCAACCACACGTACGCGGAGATCGAGCAGGCGTGCTACCGGCTGGCGGACGTGATGAGCCTGCGCGACCGGGCGACCCGGCACGCCGAGAGCTGGCACCAGTCGGCGCCCCGGCCGCCGCGCTCGTCCCCACGCTGA